From Streptomyces sp. TLI_053, a single genomic window includes:
- a CDS encoding 3-hydroxyacyl-CoA dehydrogenase NAD-binding domain-containing protein has translation MSTTTELLTRGAELFPGEVVTTAHVRHLDLPLQAGRLALITLDNGFDHTKPTTFGPGSLLKLSEALDQVEAEAAEGTIVGAAITGKPFIFAVGADLKGVELLKEHADALAIGKGGHEVFKRIAALPVPTFAFYNGAAMGGGVEVGLHCDYRTVSAGVPAFSLPEVFLGLVPGWGGCSILPNLIGPAKAVKVIIENSMAQNKQLKGKDVFELGIADAIFEPADFLEQSLLWAAGVLKGDVAVAREEIDRGKAWDDAVAWGRMVADAKVHGAAPAAYRALDIIAQVKDQDLQAGFDAEDAALADLIMGGELRSGIYAFNLVQRRAKRPVGAPDKSLARPVSKVGVIGAGLMASQLALLFARRLEVPVVLTDIDQERVDKGVGYVHAEIDKLLDKGRIGKDKANRLKGLVSGSLDKAAAFGDADFVIEAVFEEMGVKQTVFADLENVVSPTCVLATNTSSLSVTEMASKLKHPERVVGFHFFNPVAILPLLEIVRGEKTDDVSLATAFGVSKKLKKTAVLCKDAPAFVVNRILTRFMGEIQGIIDEGTPIATVEKGVEPLGLPMSPIVLLELVGPAIALHVSETLHGAFPERFTVSENLGRVVKAGKRGFYTWVDGQQVLDPEVLELLTFGDTVLTEEQVLGRALEAVAQEIGLMLEEGVVAEAQDIDLCMITGAGWPFHLGGITPYLDREGISERVNGKRFLAPGLASVPA, from the coding sequence ATGAGCACCACGACCGAGCTGCTGACCCGCGGCGCCGAGCTCTTCCCCGGCGAGGTCGTCACGACCGCGCACGTCCGCCACCTGGACCTGCCGCTGCAGGCCGGCCGGCTGGCCCTGATCACCCTGGACAACGGCTTCGACCACACCAAGCCGACCACCTTCGGCCCGGGCTCGCTGCTCAAGCTGTCCGAGGCGCTGGACCAGGTCGAGGCGGAGGCGGCCGAGGGCACGATCGTCGGCGCCGCGATCACCGGCAAGCCGTTCATCTTCGCGGTCGGCGCCGACCTCAAGGGCGTCGAGCTGCTCAAGGAGCACGCGGACGCGCTCGCCATCGGCAAGGGCGGCCACGAGGTCTTCAAGCGGATCGCCGCGCTGCCCGTCCCGACCTTCGCCTTCTACAACGGCGCGGCCATGGGCGGCGGCGTCGAGGTCGGCCTGCACTGCGACTACCGCACCGTGTCGGCGGGCGTCCCGGCGTTCTCGCTGCCCGAGGTCTTCCTCGGCCTCGTCCCCGGCTGGGGCGGCTGCAGCATCCTGCCGAACCTGATCGGCCCGGCCAAGGCCGTCAAGGTGATCATCGAGAACTCGATGGCGCAGAACAAGCAGCTCAAGGGCAAGGACGTGTTCGAGCTGGGGATCGCCGACGCGATCTTCGAGCCGGCCGACTTCCTGGAGCAGTCGCTGCTCTGGGCGGCCGGGGTCCTCAAGGGCGACGTCGCCGTCGCGCGCGAGGAGATCGACCGCGGCAAGGCCTGGGACGACGCCGTCGCCTGGGGCCGGATGGTCGCCGACGCCAAGGTGCACGGGGCGGCCCCGGCCGCGTACCGGGCGCTGGACATCATCGCCCAGGTCAAGGACCAGGATCTGCAGGCCGGCTTCGACGCCGAGGACGCGGCGCTGGCCGACCTCATCATGGGCGGCGAGCTGCGCAGCGGCATCTACGCCTTCAACCTGGTGCAGCGCCGGGCCAAGCGCCCGGTCGGCGCGCCGGACAAGTCGCTGGCCCGTCCGGTCTCCAAGGTCGGCGTCATCGGTGCCGGTCTGATGGCCTCGCAGCTGGCGCTGCTGTTCGCGCGCCGGCTGGAGGTGCCGGTGGTCCTCACCGACATCGACCAGGAGCGCGTCGACAAGGGCGTCGGCTACGTCCACGCCGAGATCGACAAGCTGCTCGACAAGGGCCGCATCGGCAAGGACAAGGCCAACCGCCTCAAGGGCCTGGTCTCCGGCTCGCTCGACAAGGCCGCCGCCTTCGGCGACGCGGACTTCGTGATCGAGGCCGTGTTCGAGGAGATGGGCGTCAAGCAGACCGTCTTCGCGGACCTGGAGAACGTGGTCTCGCCGACCTGTGTGCTGGCGACCAACACCTCCTCGCTCTCCGTCACCGAGATGGCGTCGAAGCTGAAGCACCCCGAGCGGGTCGTCGGCTTCCACTTCTTCAACCCGGTCGCGATCCTGCCGCTGCTGGAGATCGTCCGGGGCGAGAAGACCGACGACGTCTCGCTGGCCACCGCCTTCGGCGTCTCCAAGAAGCTGAAGAAGACCGCGGTGCTCTGCAAGGACGCCCCGGCGTTCGTGGTGAACCGGATCCTGACCCGCTTCATGGGCGAGATCCAGGGCATCATCGACGAGGGCACCCCGATCGCCACGGTCGAGAAGGGCGTCGAGCCGCTCGGCCTGCCGATGTCCCCGATCGTGCTGCTGGAGCTGGTCGGCCCGGCCATCGCGCTGCACGTCTCGGAGACCCTGCACGGCGCGTTCCCGGAGCGGTTCACCGTCTCCGAGAACCTCGGCCGGGTGGTCAAGGCCGGCAAGCGCGGCTTCTACACCTGGGTGGACGGCCAGCAGGTCCTCGACCCCGAGGTGCTGGAGCTGCTCACCTTCGGCGACACCGTGCTGACCGAGGAGCAGGTGCTGGGCCGCGCCCTGGAGGCCGTCGCCCAGGAGATCGGTCTGATGCTGGAGGAGGGTGTCGTCGCCGAGGCGCAGGACATCGACCTCTGCATGATCACCGGCGCCGGCTGGCCCTTCCACCTGGGCGGGATCACCCCGTACCTGGACCGTGAGGGCATCTCGGAGCGCGTGAACGGCAAGCGCTTCCTCGCCCCGGGCCTGGCCTCCGTGCCCGCCTGA
- a CDS encoding glycosyltransferase family 39 protein, protein MTALTERLPLGVPPADGWERVKTGYWSRLVPLLALVALLTHLPSFVRPVWSPDEGFLATQARMLADGGVLYDTVVDRKPPLLPWLYQACFTVFGSASLWPLRTLAVAAHLVTAILLASIARGRWGNRAGAGAGLLYLLVSIGLSPEDTQAATFEVFMLPAMVAAFRYAERRRWLAAGIAVALCSLTKQTGGAVLLPVLWMLFQDARQRGVRWIPALFKIGFGFTLPIALVAVILTKPKGFLFWVVTGSGDYATSGGAWLQMVGRALGNSAILIGAGLGFLLPVGRRLWLKYRHRPLPVAGEEHGSTTDLWMWLLSSVVAVSVGFHFFGHYYLQLMPPLVLLGTGAVATSAVRWKPVLVYTTAAATVFWGLALAWPGERLDRTTEVATAVAAQTTPKDTVLVWGMHPELYWLADRKPATRYLTAGFLTNYSGGKDGSPNVGEQFSMANAWQTFDQEIAKGLPEVVVDDSGLAPYQPGMIPKIENLLDTHYEMVGVFADTVVYRLKR, encoded by the coding sequence TTGACCGCGCTCACCGAGCGCCTGCCCTTGGGGGTACCCCCGGCCGACGGCTGGGAGCGGGTGAAGACCGGTTACTGGTCGCGGCTGGTGCCGCTGCTGGCCCTGGTCGCGCTGCTCACCCACCTGCCGTCCTTCGTCCGCCCGGTCTGGAGCCCCGACGAGGGCTTCCTGGCCACCCAGGCCCGGATGCTCGCCGACGGCGGCGTGCTCTACGACACCGTGGTGGACCGCAAGCCCCCGCTGCTGCCCTGGCTCTACCAGGCCTGCTTCACGGTCTTCGGCTCCGCCTCGCTCTGGCCGCTGCGCACCCTCGCGGTGGCCGCCCACCTGGTCACCGCGATCCTGCTGGCCTCGATCGCCCGCGGCCGCTGGGGCAACCGGGCCGGCGCCGGCGCCGGACTGCTCTACCTGCTGGTCTCGATCGGGCTCTCCCCGGAGGACACCCAGGCGGCGACCTTCGAGGTCTTCATGCTGCCCGCGATGGTGGCCGCCTTCCGCTACGCCGAACGCCGCCGCTGGCTGGCCGCCGGCATCGCGGTGGCGCTCTGCTCGCTGACCAAGCAGACCGGCGGCGCGGTGCTGCTGCCGGTGCTCTGGATGCTCTTCCAGGACGCCCGGCAGCGCGGCGTCCGCTGGATCCCCGCCCTGTTCAAGATCGGCTTCGGCTTCACCCTGCCGATAGCGCTGGTCGCGGTGATCCTGACCAAACCCAAGGGCTTCCTGTTCTGGGTGGTCACCGGCAGCGGCGACTACGCCACCTCGGGCGGCGCGTGGCTGCAGATGGTCGGGCGGGCGCTCGGCAACTCGGCGATCCTGATCGGCGCCGGGCTGGGCTTCCTGCTGCCGGTCGGCCGGAGGCTGTGGCTGAAGTACCGGCACCGCCCGCTGCCGGTCGCCGGCGAGGAGCACGGCTCCACCACCGACCTGTGGATGTGGCTGCTCTCCTCGGTGGTGGCGGTCAGCGTCGGCTTCCACTTCTTCGGCCACTACTACCTCCAGCTGATGCCCCCGCTGGTGCTGCTGGGCACCGGCGCGGTCGCCACCTCGGCGGTCCGCTGGAAGCCGGTGCTGGTGTACACCACGGCCGCCGCCACCGTCTTCTGGGGCCTCGCGCTGGCCTGGCCGGGGGAGCGGCTGGACCGCACCACCGAGGTCGCCACCGCCGTCGCCGCGCAGACCACGCCCAAGGACACCGTGCTGGTCTGGGGCATGCACCCGGAGCTGTACTGGCTCGCCGACCGCAAGCCCGCCACCCGGTACCTCACGGCCGGTTTCCTGACCAACTACAGCGGCGGCAAGGACGGCAGCCCCAACGTCGGCGAGCAGTTCTCGATGGCCAACGCCTGGCAGACCTTCGACCAGGAGATCGCCAAGGGCCTGCCCGAGGTGGTCGTCGACGACTCCGGCCTCGCGCCGTACCAGCCGGGCATGATCCCGAAGATCGAGAACCTGCTGGACACCCACTACGAGATGGTCGGCGTCTTCGCCGACACCGTCGTCTACCGCCTCAAGCGCTGA
- the dxs gene encoding 1-deoxy-D-xylulose-5-phosphate synthase, which produces MALLTRIRGPRDLDRLTPGQLAALAQEIRTFLVTEVSKTGGHLGPNLGVVELTIALHKVFDSPRDRILFDTGHQSYVHKLLTGRQDFSGLRTKGGLSGYPSRAESEHDVIENSHASTVLSYADGLAKANQLLGKHDPVVAVIGDGALTGGMAWEALNNIADAEDRPLVIVVNDNERSYSPTIGGLANHLATLRTTQGYERFLSWGKDALQRTPVVGQQLFETLHGAKKGLKDFIAPQGMFEDLGLKYIGPIDGHDLTALESALTKARGFGGPVIVHCLTEKGRGYHAAENNDEDRFHAVGVIHPETGLPIKSSGKDWTSVFAEEMVALGHEREDIVGITAAMLHPVGLAPFAEAFPDRIFDVGIAEQHAVTSAAGLATGGLHPVFAVYATFLNRAFDQVLMDVALHKLGVTFVLDRSGVTGTDGASHNGMWDMSILQVVPGLRLAAPRDADQVRAQLREAVEVKDAPTVVRYSKGSVGEAVPAVATVGGMDVLRAAVPDSLGEAEDGRRADVLIVSVGALAPMCLEVADLLAAQGISSTVVDPRWVKPVDPALPGLAAEHRVVVTVEDNGRVGGVGATIAQALRDADVDLPVRDFGIPQEFLDHASRPEILAEIGLTAPDIARQVTALVSRLDVATVEA; this is translated from the coding sequence TTCGACTCCCCGCGCGACCGCATCCTCTTCGACACCGGCCACCAGAGCTACGTCCACAAGCTGCTCACCGGCCGCCAGGACTTCTCGGGGCTGCGGACGAAGGGCGGCCTGTCCGGCTACCCCTCGCGCGCCGAGTCCGAGCACGACGTGATCGAGAACTCGCACGCCTCCACCGTGCTCTCCTACGCCGACGGTCTGGCCAAGGCCAACCAGCTGCTGGGCAAGCACGACCCGGTGGTCGCGGTGATCGGCGACGGCGCGCTCACCGGCGGCATGGCCTGGGAGGCGCTCAACAACATCGCCGACGCCGAGGACCGCCCGCTGGTCATCGTCGTCAACGACAACGAGCGCTCCTACTCGCCGACCATCGGCGGCCTCGCCAACCACCTCGCCACCCTGCGCACCACCCAGGGCTACGAGCGCTTCCTGTCCTGGGGCAAGGACGCGCTGCAGCGCACCCCGGTGGTCGGCCAGCAGCTGTTCGAGACCCTGCACGGCGCCAAGAAGGGCCTCAAGGACTTCATCGCCCCGCAGGGCATGTTCGAGGACCTCGGCCTCAAGTACATCGGCCCGATCGACGGCCACGACCTCACCGCCCTGGAGTCCGCGCTCACCAAGGCGCGCGGTTTCGGCGGACCGGTGATCGTGCACTGCCTCACCGAGAAGGGCCGCGGCTACCACGCCGCCGAGAACAACGACGAGGACCGCTTCCACGCGGTCGGCGTCATCCACCCGGAGACCGGCCTGCCGATCAAGAGCTCCGGCAAGGACTGGACCTCGGTCTTCGCCGAGGAGATGGTGGCGCTCGGCCACGAGCGCGAGGACATCGTCGGCATCACCGCCGCGATGCTCCACCCGGTCGGCCTGGCCCCGTTCGCCGAGGCCTTCCCGGACCGGATCTTCGACGTGGGCATCGCCGAGCAGCACGCCGTCACCAGCGCGGCCGGCCTGGCCACCGGCGGGCTGCACCCGGTCTTCGCGGTCTACGCGACCTTCCTCAACCGCGCCTTCGACCAGGTGCTGATGGACGTCGCCCTGCACAAGCTGGGCGTCACCTTCGTGCTGGACCGCTCCGGTGTCACCGGCACCGACGGCGCCTCGCACAACGGCATGTGGGACATGTCGATCCTCCAGGTCGTCCCCGGCCTGCGGCTCGCCGCCCCGCGCGACGCCGACCAGGTCCGCGCCCAGCTGCGCGAGGCCGTCGAGGTCAAGGACGCCCCGACGGTGGTCCGCTACTCCAAGGGCTCGGTCGGCGAGGCCGTCCCGGCGGTCGCCACGGTCGGCGGCATGGACGTCCTGCGCGCCGCCGTGCCGGACTCCCTCGGCGAGGCCGAGGACGGCCGCCGGGCCGATGTGCTGATCGTCTCGGTCGGCGCGCTCGCCCCGATGTGCCTGGAGGTGGCCGACCTGCTGGCCGCCCAGGGCATCAGCTCCACCGTGGTGGACCCGCGCTGGGTCAAGCCGGTCGACCCGGCGCTGCCGGGCCTGGCCGCCGAGCACCGGGTGGTCGTCACGGTCGAGGACAACGGCCGGGTCGGCGGTGTCGGCGCGACGATCGCCCAGGCGCTGCGGGACGCGGACGTGGACCTGCCGGTCCGTGACTTCGGCATCCCGCAGGAGTTCCTGGACCACGCCTCGCGGCCGGAGATCCTCGCCGAGATCGGCCTGACCGCCCCGGACATCGCCCGGCAGGTGACCGCCCTGGTCTCCCGGCTGGACGTCGCCACCGTCGAGGCCTGA